Proteins encoded together in one Sinorhizobium meliloti window:
- a CDS encoding 3-hydroxyacyl-CoA dehydrogenase NAD-binding domain-containing protein translates to MSYTNFKIETDADGIALVTWDMPDKSMNVFTEEVMKELDAIIDQTTADPAVKGVVVTSGKSSFSGGADLSMIKSMFTFQAEEKKKDPDNAARRLFDLVGRMTGLFRKLETSGKPWVSAINGTCMGGAFEMSLACHGRVASNAKSVKIALPEVKVGIFPGAGGTQRVPRLTNTQDALQMMTTGSSLTPARAKAMGLVHEVVDPDRLIEAAKAMIKNGLKPVQPWDEKGFKLPGGGIWTPASAQLWPAASGILRRETYGNYPGAIAILKCVYEGLQVPFDTALKIEQRYFTEILQTTEAFSMIRSLFVSMQELGKGARRPAGVPKTELKKIGVVGAGFMGASIAYVTAAGGIPVTLIDRDMEAAEKGRTHSEGLVKDAIGKGRLTKEEGEALLSRITPSADYGDLKDAGLVIEAVFEDRQVKKDVIEKVEAVIAEDAIFASNTSTLPITGLARNSKRPDRFIGIHFFSPVEKMMLTEVILGKETGDRALAAALDYVSAIRKTPIVVNDTRGFYVNRCVFRYIHEAYDMLIEGVPPAMIENAAKMAGMPVGPLSLNDEVAIDLSQKILKAAVADLGEKAVDPRHMALIDKMVDELDRRGRKNGKGFYEYPAKPARKYLWPGLKELYPQKDAGEIEVGVLKQRLLVTIALEAARTIEEGIVTDPREADVGSILGFGFAPYTGGTISYIDGMGARAFVELCEKLAADHGDHFRPTPLLKEMAEKGETFYGRFDPYAAGQKAA, encoded by the coding sequence ATGTCTTACACGAACTTCAAGATCGAAACCGACGCCGACGGCATTGCGCTGGTCACCTGGGACATGCCCGACAAGTCGATGAACGTCTTCACCGAAGAGGTGATGAAGGAACTCGACGCCATCATCGATCAGACGACGGCGGATCCTGCCGTCAAGGGCGTGGTCGTCACCTCCGGCAAATCCTCCTTCTCCGGCGGCGCCGACCTTTCGATGATCAAGTCGATGTTCACTTTCCAGGCGGAGGAGAAGAAGAAGGACCCGGACAACGCGGCCCGGAGACTCTTCGACCTCGTCGGCCGGATGACGGGTCTCTTCCGCAAGCTCGAAACCTCGGGCAAGCCCTGGGTCTCGGCCATCAACGGCACCTGCATGGGCGGCGCCTTCGAGATGTCGCTCGCCTGCCACGGCCGTGTCGCCTCCAATGCGAAATCGGTGAAGATCGCGCTTCCCGAGGTCAAGGTCGGCATTTTCCCCGGCGCCGGCGGCACCCAGCGCGTTCCACGGCTGACCAATACGCAGGACGCGTTGCAGATGATGACGACCGGCTCCTCGCTTACGCCGGCGCGAGCAAAGGCGATGGGGCTCGTTCACGAGGTGGTCGACCCGGACAGACTGATCGAGGCCGCCAAGGCGATGATCAAGAACGGCCTGAAGCCGGTGCAGCCCTGGGACGAGAAGGGCTTCAAGCTCCCGGGCGGCGGCATCTGGACACCCGCCTCCGCGCAGCTCTGGCCGGCCGCCTCCGGCATCCTGCGCCGCGAGACCTACGGCAATTACCCCGGCGCGATCGCGATCCTGAAATGCGTCTATGAGGGGCTGCAGGTTCCCTTCGATACGGCCTTGAAGATCGAGCAGCGCTATTTCACCGAAATCCTGCAGACGACCGAAGCCTTTTCGATGATCCGGTCGCTGTTCGTCTCGATGCAGGAACTCGGCAAGGGCGCGCGCCGGCCGGCCGGCGTACCGAAGACCGAGCTCAAGAAAATCGGCGTCGTCGGCGCCGGTTTCATGGGCGCCTCGATCGCCTATGTAACCGCGGCAGGCGGCATCCCCGTCACCCTCATCGACCGCGACATGGAAGCTGCCGAAAAGGGCAGGACGCATTCGGAAGGCCTGGTCAAGGACGCGATCGGCAAGGGACGCTTGACCAAGGAGGAAGGCGAAGCGCTGCTTTCGCGCATCACACCTTCGGCGGACTACGGCGATCTCAAGGATGCCGGCCTCGTCATCGAGGCGGTCTTCGAGGACCGGCAGGTCAAGAAGGACGTGATCGAGAAGGTCGAAGCGGTGATCGCCGAGGACGCGATCTTCGCCTCCAACACTTCGACGCTGCCGATCACCGGCCTCGCCAGGAATTCCAAACGGCCGGACCGGTTCATCGGCATCCATTTCTTCTCGCCGGTCGAGAAAATGATGCTGACGGAGGTGATCCTCGGCAAGGAGACCGGAGACCGTGCACTCGCGGCCGCGCTCGACTATGTCTCGGCGATCAGGAAGACGCCGATCGTCGTCAACGACACGCGCGGCTTCTATGTCAATCGCTGCGTCTTCCGCTATATCCACGAAGCCTATGACATGCTGATCGAGGGCGTACCGCCGGCGATGATCGAGAACGCCGCCAAGATGGCCGGCATGCCGGTCGGACCGCTGTCGCTCAACGACGAGGTGGCGATCGACCTCAGCCAGAAGATCCTGAAGGCGGCCGTCGCCGATCTCGGCGAGAAGGCCGTCGATCCCAGACACATGGCGCTGATCGACAAGATGGTGGACGAGCTCGACCGGCGCGGCCGCAAGAACGGCAAGGGCTTCTACGAATATCCGGCAAAGCCGGCCAGGAAATATCTCTGGCCGGGTCTGAAAGAGCTATACCCGCAGAAGGATGCCGGCGAGATCGAGGTCGGCGTGCTCAAGCAGCGCCTGCTGGTGACGATCGCACTCGAAGCCGCGCGCACGATCGAGGAAGGCATCGTCACAGATCCGCGCGAAGCCGATGTCGGCTCGATCCTCGGCTTCGGCTTTGCACCCTACACCGGCGGCACGATCTCCTACATCGACGGCATGGGCGCGAGAGCCTTCGTCGAGCTCTGCGAAAAGCTCGCCGCCGACCATGGCGACCACTTCCGGCCGACGCCGCTTCTGAAGGAGATGGCCGAAAAGGGCGAGACCTTCTACGGGCGCTTCGATCCTTATGCCGCGGGGCAGAAGGCGGCATAA
- a CDS encoding acetyl-CoA C-acetyltransferase: MTKVFVYDHVRTPRGRGKKDGALHEVPSVRLAAKVLEAVRDRNGLDTSTVDDVIMGCVDPVMDAGAVIPKAAAFEAGYSTRAPGMQISRFCASGLDAVNFGAAKIAQGADDIVIAGGVESMSRVGLGMSGGAWFMDPSVNLPAYFMPQGVSADLIATKYGFSRDDVDAYAVESQKRAANAWEKGYFKNSVVPVKDQNGLVILDRDEHMRPGTDMQALASLNPSFQMPGEMGGFEAVGIQAHPEIERINYVHHAGNSSGIVDGAAAVLIGSKAGGEAMGLKPRARIRAFANIGSDPALMLTGPVDVTEKLLKRADMKLSDIDLFELNEAFAAVVLRYCQAFDIPHDKINVNGGAIAMGHPLGATGAMILGTVLDELERRDLNTALVTLCIGAGMGTATIIERV; encoded by the coding sequence ATGACGAAAGTCTTCGTTTACGACCACGTGCGCACGCCGCGCGGCCGTGGCAAGAAGGACGGCGCGCTGCACGAAGTGCCCTCCGTCCGGCTCGCCGCCAAGGTGCTCGAGGCCGTGCGCGATCGCAACGGGCTCGACACTTCGACGGTCGACGACGTCATCATGGGTTGCGTCGACCCGGTCATGGATGCGGGTGCGGTCATCCCGAAAGCCGCAGCCTTCGAGGCGGGTTATTCGACGCGTGCGCCCGGGATGCAGATCTCCCGCTTCTGCGCCTCCGGCCTCGACGCCGTCAATTTCGGCGCCGCGAAGATCGCCCAAGGAGCGGACGATATCGTGATCGCCGGCGGTGTGGAGTCGATGTCCCGCGTCGGCCTCGGCATGTCGGGCGGCGCCTGGTTCATGGACCCCTCGGTCAACCTGCCCGCCTATTTCATGCCGCAGGGCGTTTCCGCCGACCTGATCGCCACGAAATACGGTTTCTCGCGCGACGACGTCGACGCCTATGCGGTGGAAAGCCAGAAGCGCGCCGCCAATGCATGGGAGAAGGGCTATTTCAAGAACTCGGTCGTCCCGGTCAAGGACCAGAACGGCCTGGTCATCCTCGACCGCGACGAGCATATGCGCCCCGGCACCGACATGCAGGCACTGGCCTCGCTGAATCCCTCCTTCCAGATGCCCGGCGAGATGGGCGGCTTCGAGGCCGTCGGCATCCAGGCGCATCCGGAGATCGAGCGCATCAACTACGTCCACCACGCCGGCAATTCCTCCGGCATCGTCGATGGCGCCGCGGCCGTGCTCATCGGCTCCAAGGCCGGCGGCGAAGCCATGGGGCTCAAACCCCGCGCCCGCATCCGCGCCTTCGCCAATATCGGCTCCGACCCGGCCCTGATGCTGACCGGGCCGGTCGACGTCACCGAGAAGCTCCTCAAGCGGGCGGACATGAAGCTCTCCGACATCGATCTTTTCGAGCTCAATGAGGCCTTCGCGGCCGTCGTGCTGCGCTACTGCCAGGCTTTCGACATCCCGCACGACAAGATCAACGTCAATGGCGGCGCGATCGCCATGGGCCATCCGCTCGGCGCGACCGGGGCGATGATCCTCGGCACCGTGCTCGACGAGCTGGAGCGCCGCGACCTCAACACGGCGCTGGTGACGCTCTGCATCGGCGCCGGCATGGGCACCGCCACGATCATCGAACGCGTCTGA
- a CDS encoding acyl-CoA dehydrogenase C-terminal domain-containing protein — protein sequence MPIYKAPVDDTLFILNDVLGIERYHNLPGFADATPDMTAAVLGEAAKLAEEVLFPINLSGDREGCKRHEDGSVTVPKGFKEAYDLYREGGWLGLAAPEEFGGQGLPYTLHTAVGEFMSAANMSLMMYPGLTQGAIAAILVHGSEDQKRTYLPKMVDGTWTGTMNLTEPHCGTDLGLLRTKAVPNGDGSYRISGQKIFISAGEHDMAENVVHLVLARIEGAPDGVKGISLFIVPKFKLDPSGEPGERNGVSCGAIEHKMGIHGNATCVMNYDEATGYLIGTENKGLSAMFVMMNEARLAVGMQGLSIAEVAYQNAASYARERIQGRSLSGPKAPDKKADPIIVHPDIRRTLMTIKAFNEGGRAFTLWTALKSDIAHRSDSEEERQAADDILSLMTPILKGVLTDKGFDHAVMAQQVFGGHGYIEEHGMSQYVRDARIAMIYEGANGIQALDLVGRKLAMNGGRAVMALFKEIGDFCEENRGDEKLSGYTKALKKGLNDLQAATMWFMQNAMAKPDNAGAGSTDYMHLFGLVVLGYMWAKMAKTAEEKLAAGETQRADYLKNKLITARFFMERILPETALRKIRIETGADTMMALDAAAF from the coding sequence ATGCCCATCTACAAGGCTCCGGTCGACGATACCCTGTTCATCCTCAACGACGTGCTCGGCATCGAGCGCTACCACAATCTCCCGGGCTTTGCGGATGCGACGCCGGACATGACGGCCGCAGTGCTCGGCGAGGCCGCAAAGCTCGCGGAAGAGGTCCTCTTCCCGATCAACCTTTCCGGCGACCGGGAGGGCTGCAAGCGGCACGAGGACGGCTCCGTCACCGTGCCCAAGGGCTTCAAGGAAGCCTATGACCTTTATCGCGAAGGCGGCTGGCTTGGTCTTGCCGCCCCGGAGGAATTCGGCGGCCAGGGCCTGCCCTACACGCTCCACACCGCCGTCGGCGAATTCATGTCCGCGGCCAACATGTCGCTTATGATGTATCCGGGCCTGACGCAGGGGGCGATCGCGGCGATCCTGGTGCACGGTTCCGAAGACCAGAAGCGGACCTATCTGCCCAAAATGGTCGACGGCACCTGGACCGGCACGATGAACCTGACGGAGCCCCATTGCGGCACCGACCTCGGCCTGCTGCGCACCAAGGCCGTGCCGAACGGCGACGGCTCCTACAGGATCTCCGGCCAGAAGATCTTCATCTCCGCCGGCGAGCACGACATGGCGGAAAATGTCGTCCACCTGGTGCTGGCGCGCATCGAGGGCGCGCCCGACGGTGTAAAGGGCATCTCGCTCTTTATCGTGCCGAAATTCAAGCTCGACCCCAGCGGCGAGCCGGGCGAACGCAACGGCGTTTCCTGCGGCGCGATCGAACACAAGATGGGCATACACGGCAACGCGACCTGCGTCATGAATTATGACGAGGCGACCGGCTATCTGATCGGCACGGAGAACAAGGGCCTCAGCGCCATGTTCGTGATGATGAACGAGGCCAGGCTTGCCGTCGGCATGCAGGGGCTTTCGATTGCCGAAGTCGCTTATCAGAATGCTGCGAGCTACGCGCGCGAGCGCATTCAGGGCCGCTCCCTGTCCGGCCCCAAGGCGCCGGACAAGAAGGCCGATCCGATCATCGTCCATCCGGACATCCGCCGCACGCTGATGACGATCAAGGCCTTCAACGAAGGCGGCCGCGCCTTCACGCTCTGGACGGCGCTGAAGTCGGACATCGCCCATCGTTCGGACAGCGAAGAGGAGCGCCAGGCGGCGGACGACATCCTCAGCCTGATGACGCCGATCCTCAAGGGCGTGCTGACGGACAAGGGCTTCGATCACGCGGTGATGGCGCAGCAGGTATTCGGCGGCCACGGCTATATCGAAGAGCACGGCATGAGCCAGTATGTGCGCGATGCCCGCATCGCAATGATCTACGAGGGTGCCAACGGCATCCAGGCGCTCGACCTGGTCGGCCGCAAGCTCGCGATGAACGGCGGCCGCGCCGTCATGGCTCTGTTCAAGGAGATCGGCGACTTCTGCGAGGAGAACCGCGGCGACGAAAAGCTCTCCGGCTACACCAAGGCCCTTAAGAAAGGGCTGAACGACCTGCAGGCCGCGACCATGTGGTTCATGCAGAACGCCATGGCCAAACCCGACAATGCCGGAGCCGGCTCCACCGACTATATGCATCTCTTCGGCCTCGTCGTCCTCGGCTATATGTGGGCGAAGATGGCCAAGACGGCGGAGGAGAAGCTTGCCGCTGGCGAAACGCAGCGCGCGGACTATCTCAAGAACAAGCTGATCACGGCGAGGTTCTTCATGGAGCGCATCCTGCCTGAAACGGCGCTGCGCAAGATCCGCATCGAAACGGGCGCCGACACGATGATGGCGCTGGACGCGGCCGCGTTCTGA